GTTGAGCGCCAGCGTGCCGTACTGGGTGCGGTGGGCCTCGTCGGTGATGACGATGAGGTCGTCGCGTCGGGAGTAGGCCTCACCTTCGCCCACGGTCTGATTGAATTTCTGGATCAGCGAAAAGACATGCGACTTGTGCTGGGCCAGCAATCGGGACAGGTGCTCGCCGCTCGACGCCCGGCAGGGATCACGATCGTTGTCCACCACGCCGCATCCGGCAAAGGTCTTGTAGATCTGCGTGTCCAGGTCGTCGCGGTCGGTGAGGATCAGAAAGGTGAAGTTGCCGCCCAGCTTGCGATGGACCTTGCGGGTGAACATGACCATGGAATAGCTCTTGCCGGAGCCTTGGGTATGCCAGAAGACCCCCAGCTTGCCGTCCCGGTTCTTACGTTCACGAACGGCCTCGATGGCTCTGTTGACGCCGAGGAACTGGTGGTTGCGGGCCAGGATTTTTCGAGGGTTTCCGGCCGAGTCGTCGAAAACGATAAAGTTCTCCACCAGGTCGAGGAAATTGGCTTTCGCGCACACCCCCTTGAGCAGCGTCTCCATGGCCACGACACCCGGCTGATTCTCGGCCAGTCGTTTCCACTCGTGGAAATGTTCGAACCGGCTGGTGAGCGAGCCGAGTTTGGCATCCACCCCATTGGCCAAGACCACAAGGGCATTGTGGTGGAATAGGTGGGGGACGGTGTCCTTGTAATCCAGAAAATTCTGCTCGTAGGCGGCGCGAATGTCCTTGTTGACGTTTTTGAGCTCCATGAACAACAGCGGCAGGCCGTTGACGAAGCCGACAATGTCCGCCCGGCGGCGGTACAGGTCACCGCGCACCCACAGCTCCCGTACGCAGAGGAAATGATTGTTCTCGGGAACATCGAAGTCGAACACCCTCAGCCGCTGGCGGACCCGTTCGCCCTTGGCGTTGCGAAAGGTGACCTGCACCCCGTCTTTGATCAGCTCGAATTTCTCGCGGTTGGTGGCGGTCAGGGTCTGCGAGGCGGAAACCGTGACGATCTGGCGGACGGCATCGTCATAGGCCGCAGACGGCAGCCCGGGATTCAGCGCTTCGATCTTTGCCCGCAGGGTGCGGGTCAACACCACCTCACGGTCCGATTTCCGGCCCAGCAGGCTATCCGGCCCGAAATCCTCGGTGTTGTAGGCGACCACCGACGCCCAGCCGAG
The sequence above is drawn from the Deltaproteobacteria bacterium genome and encodes:
- a CDS encoding type I restriction endonuclease subunit R, which encodes MTPAPYTEDTLVQQTTAEYLAQALGWASVVAYNTEDFGPDSLLGRKSDREVVLTRTLRAKIEALNPGLPSAAYDDAVRQIVTVSASQTLTATNREKFELIKDGVQVTFRNAKGERVRQRLRVFDFDVPENNHFLCVRELWVRGDLYRRRADIVGFVNGLPLLFMELKNVNKDIRAAYEQNFLDYKDTVPHLFHHNALVVLANGVDAKLGSLTSRFEHFHEWKRLAENQPGVVAMETLLKGVCAKANFLDLVENFIVFDDSAGNPRKILARNHQFLGVNRAIEAVRERKNRDGKLGVFWHTQGSGKSYSMVMFTRKVHRKLGGNFTFLILTDRDDLDTQIYKTFAGCGVVDNDRDPCRASSGEHLSRLLAQHKSHVFSLIQKFNQTVGEGEAYSRRDDLIVITDEAHRTQYGTLALN